Proteins encoded together in one Calditrichota bacterium window:
- a CDS encoding glycosyltransferase family 2 protein, producing MNSPNISVVIALWDEVESLRDLHHQLDDSLKKLGRSYELLFIDDGSRDGSLELLKELASGDPNIRIVSLRRNHGKSAALAVGFHEAAGEYVITMDADLQDNPAEIEALLNKLDEGFDLVSGWKKVRHDPLEKKIPSKFFNMVTSKVSGIKLHDFNCGLKAYRRNVVKDLFVYGELHRFLPVLAHKMGYRCTEIPVVHRARQFGHSKFGMRRYLNGFLDLLTVVFLSGFNRAPLHFFGTMGLLSGFVGFGINLYLSILWIMGNPIGNRPLLFLGILLMVIGVQFFSFGLIGEMLTHANERQRTYPIKYDSKNPFASEISA from the coding sequence ATGAATTCGCCGAATATTAGCGTGGTCATCGCGCTTTGGGACGAAGTCGAATCGCTTCGCGATCTTCATCATCAATTAGACGACTCCCTGAAAAAATTAGGTCGGAGCTATGAATTGCTCTTTATTGATGACGGAAGCCGCGACGGATCGCTTGAGTTGTTGAAAGAACTTGCAAGTGGAGATCCGAACATTCGCATCGTTTCACTTCGAAGGAACCACGGCAAATCCGCGGCTCTGGCTGTGGGATTTCACGAGGCCGCGGGCGAGTATGTCATTACAATGGACGCGGACCTTCAAGACAATCCCGCAGAAATCGAAGCGTTGCTGAACAAACTCGACGAGGGGTTTGACCTCGTTTCAGGCTGGAAGAAGGTTCGCCATGATCCGCTGGAGAAGAAAATTCCCTCGAAGTTCTTCAACATGGTGACAAGTAAAGTCTCGGGTATCAAACTGCATGACTTTAATTGCGGACTGAAGGCATATCGCAGAAACGTCGTAAAGGACTTGTTTGTTTACGGCGAATTGCATCGTTTTCTCCCCGTACTTGCTCACAAGATGGGCTACCGCTGCACCGAAATCCCGGTAGTACATCGAGCGCGCCAATTCGGACACTCGAAGTTCGGGATGCGGAGATATTTGAACGGTTTCTTGGATTTATTGACGGTTGTGTTTCTATCCGGATTCAATCGAGCGCCGTTGCATTTCTTCGGGACTATGGGCCTGCTGAGCGGCTTCGTCGGATTCGGGATTAACCTCTACCTCTCAATTTTGTGGATAATGGGAAATCCCATCGGCAATAGACCATTGCTGTTCTTGGGTATTTTGCTGATGGTTATCGGCGTGCAGTTTTTTTCGTTTGGATTGATCGGCGAAATGTTGACTCATGCAAATGAACGTCAGCGAACGTATCCGATAAAATATGACAGCAAGAATCCTTTTGCCAGCGAGATAAGCGCTTAA
- a CDS encoding 1-deoxy-D-xylulose-5-phosphate reductoisomerase, whose protein sequence is MKDILLQGSTGSIGISALSVISEQKDRFRVVGLSAGHKEQLLLEQASLLKPASVALLRPSDPKAFTLKAKSIGIKEVFTGQDAFRHQAEQAMYDVMLNAVMGSAGVRPTISSLERGKNVALANKETLVAAGEIVMKCAREHDAAILPIDSEHSALQQCLVGESAPSVRKYWLTTSGGPFWGRSQESLVSITSKDALAHPTWAMGPKITIDSATLFNKGLEVIEACRLFDVSVDFVDVVRQRESVVHSMIEFSDGSFKAQLSVPDMRLPILYALTYPDRVESHLVESHPASFGALHFEAVDRQLYPCLELAFAAIRTGGTAPAILSAADEIAVQAFLAERIEFTDIPRVIRRTLESITIDSATDVDVVMSADEEARRAANEFIQSGEFARVQVSC, encoded by the coding sequence GTGAAGGACATACTGCTTCAAGGCTCCACCGGATCCATCGGTATATCGGCGCTTTCCGTCATTTCAGAGCAGAAAGACAGGTTTCGCGTTGTCGGCCTTTCGGCGGGACACAAAGAACAACTGCTCCTTGAACAGGCTTCGCTGCTTAAGCCCGCGAGTGTCGCGCTTCTGAGACCAAGCGATCCCAAAGCATTTACCCTAAAGGCCAAGTCGATTGGCATAAAGGAAGTATTTACGGGACAGGACGCCTTCCGCCATCAAGCGGAACAAGCTATGTATGACGTAATGCTGAATGCCGTCATGGGATCGGCAGGGGTGCGTCCGACTATCTCGTCGCTCGAACGAGGCAAGAATGTAGCGCTTGCCAACAAAGAGACTTTGGTTGCTGCAGGCGAAATTGTGATGAAGTGCGCGCGAGAACACGACGCGGCAATTCTTCCGATCGACTCGGAGCATAGCGCGCTTCAGCAGTGCTTGGTAGGTGAAAGCGCGCCCAGCGTGCGAAAATACTGGCTGACGACCTCAGGAGGACCATTCTGGGGGAGGTCGCAAGAAAGTCTTGTATCGATCACATCGAAAGACGCGCTTGCGCACCCAACTTGGGCAATGGGACCGAAGATAACGATTGACTCCGCCACACTCTTTAACAAGGGACTTGAAGTCATAGAAGCGTGCCGTCTTTTCGATGTTTCTGTTGACTTCGTAGATGTGGTACGTCAACGTGAGTCCGTTGTTCACTCCATGATCGAATTCTCTGACGGAAGTTTCAAGGCACAACTTTCTGTCCCGGACATGCGGCTTCCGATTCTGTATGCTTTAACGTATCCAGACCGTGTTGAAAGTCACCTCGTTGAAAGCCATCCGGCAAGTTTCGGCGCGCTGCATTTTGAAGCCGTAGATAGGCAGTTGTACCCATGTCTGGAGCTGGCGTTTGCCGCCATTCGGACAGGCGGAACCGCTCCCGCGATATTGTCGGCGGCGGACGAAATAGCCGTGCAGGCGTTTTTGGCAGAGAGGATCGAATTTACCGACATCCCGCGTGTCATTCGCCGCACCTTAGAGTCCATCACAATTGATTCCGCGACTGACGTTGATGTCGTGATGTCCGCGGACGAAGAGGCGCGTCGTGCAGCCAACGAGTTCATTCAATCGGGCGAGTTTGCCCGAGTTCAGGTTTCATGCTAA
- the lpxD gene encoding UDP-3-O-(3-hydroxymyristoyl)glucosamine N-acyltransferase, with the protein MPTISAADLAKLVGGKLVGDGTRVLSSVAPLDLAVQESASFLSNARYFRQLESTAAGVVFVTVGTVRSGGDYIEVADSYTAFVKALEYFNPPAKFEAGIHPSATVANDAVVGKDVYVGPNCVIESQSHIGDGTVLEGNVFVGRKCSIGSGCHLHPQVAIRHECKLGNRVTLHCGVIVGSDGFGFAPEDGTYKKIPQIGNVVIEDDVEIGANTTIDRATMGETRIGQGSKIDNLVQIAHNVKIGRHCVVAAQAGVSGSTQLGDYCRVGGQAGFVGHIKIGNGAAFGAQSGISSDVKDGEILSGSPARPHGLWKRMEVALPRLPELLRRVKRLEEHLGINNPAREEKSER; encoded by the coding sequence TTGCCGACCATCAGCGCCGCGGACTTGGCGAAACTTGTAGGCGGAAAACTCGTCGGAGATGGCACACGTGTGCTGTCTTCAGTCGCTCCCCTCGACTTGGCGGTGCAGGAAAGTGCTTCGTTTTTGTCGAATGCGCGTTACTTCCGGCAGCTTGAGAGCACGGCAGCGGGCGTCGTTTTTGTCACAGTGGGAACAGTTCGGTCCGGCGGCGACTACATAGAAGTTGCCGACTCATACACGGCCTTTGTGAAGGCGCTCGAGTACTTCAACCCACCCGCCAAGTTTGAGGCGGGCATACATCCGTCTGCCACGGTCGCAAATGACGCAGTGGTTGGAAAAGACGTTTACGTTGGTCCCAATTGTGTAATTGAATCGCAATCGCACATAGGCGACGGCACTGTGCTCGAGGGAAACGTCTTTGTGGGGAGGAAATGTTCGATTGGATCAGGTTGCCATTTGCATCCGCAAGTGGCGATTCGACATGAATGCAAGCTCGGAAACCGAGTGACATTGCACTGCGGAGTCATCGTAGGTTCCGATGGCTTTGGTTTCGCACCGGAGGACGGGACGTATAAGAAGATTCCGCAAATCGGAAATGTTGTAATTGAAGACGACGTTGAAATCGGCGCCAACACGACAATTGACCGCGCGACGATGGGAGAAACTCGCATCGGACAAGGTTCGAAGATTGACAATCTGGTGCAAATTGCTCACAACGTCAAAATTGGCCGCCATTGCGTTGTCGCGGCGCAAGCAGGTGTTTCCGGTTCGACTCAATTGGGTGACTATTGCCGAGTCGGCGGCCAGGCAGGATTCGTGGGCCATATCAAAATTGGAAATGGCGCCGCTTTTGGTGCGCAGAGCGGTATTTCGTCTGATGTGAAAGACGGCGAGATATTGTCGGGAAGTCCTGCTCGCCCGCACGGACTGTGGAAAAGAATGGAAGTAGCGCTTCCGCGTCTGCCTGAACTATTGCGAAGAGTAAAACGACTCGAAGAACATCTGGGTATCAACAACCCAGCGAGGGAGGAAAAGAGTGAGCGATAA
- a CDS encoding tetratricopeptide repeat protein → MTKRFSRLILVLVVLVVSAAFSQENETADPRALDQFIKGNVAAQQGNPYQAIYCFEEATHFDPSAPFLYVALAEQYLVLAQEDETAVSLQRAEKNIDKALELNPRHIPALELKSRLLASKGRSKQAKEVLETLCELDSTNSGYRAELLGLCLTSGDLDEVDSLYQILSADDEENELARRIVAIYLITGQSERALPYMEIIAQDDSTDAAVVYTLATLYLQTEDSARAQHEVDRAISLDSMDARFWYLKLVMEFDHDRFENVISLAERARAAAGEDARSANLEGLSYIRLADSTQAMERFTRALELDSTLYPAAGSLALLYDAQGSVEQSEKYYELAIEKSDSAAIYLNNCAYMYAVRAIKLDKAMQLVDSAIEREPDNSSYLDTKGWIYFQNTDHKNALKWIKAALKVDKNSAPILEHLGDIYNAMGKKARAKSAWEDALKSDPENVVLKEKLAR, encoded by the coding sequence ATGACCAAAAGGTTTTCGCGGCTGATCTTAGTTCTTGTTGTTCTGGTTGTTTCTGCCGCATTCAGCCAAGAGAATGAAACCGCGGATCCTCGCGCCTTGGACCAGTTCATCAAAGGCAACGTGGCCGCCCAACAAGGTAATCCCTATCAGGCGATCTACTGTTTCGAAGAGGCAACACACTTTGATCCGTCGGCGCCATTCCTGTACGTGGCACTCGCCGAACAATATCTCGTACTCGCTCAAGAAGATGAGACCGCGGTCTCTCTGCAGCGTGCCGAGAAAAATATCGATAAGGCTCTCGAACTGAATCCGCGGCATATTCCCGCGCTGGAGCTGAAAAGCAGGTTGCTTGCTTCGAAAGGCAGATCGAAGCAAGCCAAGGAAGTTCTTGAGACTCTCTGTGAACTTGACTCCACAAATTCTGGCTACCGTGCGGAACTGCTTGGACTTTGTCTAACGTCCGGAGACCTCGACGAGGTCGATTCGCTCTACCAAATATTATCTGCCGACGACGAAGAGAACGAGCTTGCCCGGAGAATTGTCGCGATCTACTTGATTACGGGCCAATCCGAACGCGCCCTGCCGTATATGGAGATTATCGCACAGGATGACTCAACGGACGCCGCAGTGGTTTATACGCTTGCGACTCTCTATTTGCAGACTGAAGATTCGGCACGAGCGCAGCATGAAGTCGATCGCGCTATCTCTCTTGACTCAATGGACGCCAGATTTTGGTATTTGAAACTTGTCATGGAGTTCGATCACGACCGGTTTGAAAATGTCATTTCGTTAGCGGAACGTGCCCGTGCCGCGGCTGGGGAGGACGCGCGTTCGGCGAATCTTGAAGGGCTTTCATATATCAGGCTTGCCGACTCCACACAGGCGATGGAGCGCTTCACCCGGGCTTTGGAGTTGGATTCGACGTTATATCCTGCAGCCGGAAGTTTGGCGCTGTTATATGATGCGCAAGGAAGTGTCGAACAGTCCGAAAAATATTATGAGCTCGCCATAGAAAAGTCTGACAGTGCGGCAATCTACCTGAACAACTGCGCCTATATGTACGCTGTTCGCGCGATTAAACTTGACAAAGCGATGCAATTGGTCGATAGCGCGATAGAACGCGAACCGGACAATTCGTCATATTTGGATACCAAAGGATGGATTTACTTTCAGAACACCGACCACAAGAATGCCCTGAAGTGGATTAAGGCGGCATTAAAAGTAGATAAGAACAGCGCCCCCATACTTGAACACTTGGGTGATATCTATAACGCGATGGGGAAGAAGGCGCGGGCAAAATCGGCGTGGGAAGATGCTCTGAAAAGTGACCCTGAAAATGTTGTTTTGAAGGAGAAACTTGCGCGGTAG
- the lpxA gene encoding acyl-ACP--UDP-N-acetylglucosamine O-acyltransferase, with the protein MPKVHSTAAVSPKAQLADDVTVEAFAVIDDDVAVESGSIIGSSTRLFSGTRVGKNVKISPMVSIGGEPQDKKFSGEPSNVFIGNDTVIREFATINRGTAATGKTTVGSNCLIMAYAHVAHDGVIGDNVILSNAVQLAGHVHVGDYAILGGMVPVHQFVQIGAHCMIGGGFRVPKDVPPYVMATGHPLSYSGLNVVGLRRRGFTSDQIGTLKQLYHLLFRSKYNVSQAVAEMEQSFSNDRFAQEIMSFVKASKRGLMPGRARQSEETTDL; encoded by the coding sequence ATGCCAAAAGTACATTCGACAGCCGCAGTTTCTCCGAAAGCTCAGTTGGCAGACGATGTCACAGTCGAGGCTTTCGCGGTCATTGATGATGACGTAGCAGTTGAATCCGGTAGCATCATCGGTAGCTCGACACGATTGTTTTCTGGAACGAGGGTAGGCAAGAACGTAAAAATCTCGCCCATGGTATCTATCGGCGGTGAGCCGCAGGATAAGAAGTTTTCAGGTGAACCGTCAAATGTTTTTATCGGCAACGACACGGTGATTCGAGAATTCGCGACGATCAACCGCGGAACGGCGGCAACGGGCAAAACTACCGTAGGCAGCAATTGTCTGATCATGGCTTACGCTCACGTCGCCCACGACGGAGTCATCGGCGACAACGTGATTTTGTCAAATGCAGTGCAGCTGGCAGGGCACGTTCATGTCGGCGACTATGCGATCCTTGGCGGAATGGTGCCTGTTCATCAGTTCGTCCAAATTGGGGCACACTGTATGATTGGCGGCGGTTTCCGAGTTCCTAAAGATGTTCCGCCATATGTTATGGCTACCGGGCATCCTCTGTCTTATTCCGGTTTGAATGTCGTCGGACTTCGCCGCAGAGGTTTCACGAGCGACCAGATTGGCACGCTGAAACAACTTTATCATTTGCTCTTTCGCTCCAAGTACAACGTGAGCCAAGCCGTTGCTGAAATGGAACAGAGCTTCTCAAATGATCGGTTCGCCCAAGAGATCATGTCATTCGTTAAGGCTTCAAAAAGAGGACTGATGCCGGGGCGCGCTCGACAGTCTGAGGAGACGACTGATCTATGA
- the rseP gene encoding RIP metalloprotease RseP → MLITLLSFVAVAGIIITIHEFGHFLAARLTGMRVKKFSIGFPPRIFSKQIGQTEFSLSWIPLGGYVQIAGMVDESMDDEGITGAPDEFMSKNPLQKIFVLSAGVMMNYLTAIVIIIGLTLAIGLPEVNKAVVGETIADKPAQIAGLQSGDAITSIDGNSVESWEDVIKYITATGDTVHLTVARDGQTFEFFVPTELTQAGDTTRRVIGITPKVEYRNASFGEAITGGVSFCWQTTTNLGGFIGDLVTGHGSLSQLSGPVGVAQLSGESARQGAGEFLFFIAFVSVSIGFLNILPFPVLDGGHITIVIIEAIIRRPVSTRVKLAIQQAGMVLLLLLIVVVSYHDILRIFGQ, encoded by the coding sequence ATGCTAATCACACTCTTGTCATTTGTCGCCGTCGCCGGCATTATCATAACGATCCACGAGTTCGGGCATTTTCTCGCGGCTCGCTTGACCGGTATGCGGGTGAAGAAGTTCTCAATTGGATTTCCGCCGCGAATTTTCTCAAAGCAGATAGGTCAGACTGAGTTTTCGCTTTCTTGGATACCTCTCGGCGGCTATGTTCAGATCGCGGGAATGGTGGACGAGTCCATGGACGATGAGGGGATCACCGGAGCACCTGACGAGTTCATGTCGAAGAATCCGTTGCAGAAGATATTCGTATTGTCAGCCGGTGTGATGATGAATTATCTCACTGCGATAGTGATTATCATCGGATTGACACTCGCGATCGGGCTTCCTGAAGTGAACAAGGCGGTGGTTGGCGAGACGATCGCTGACAAACCTGCGCAAATCGCCGGACTTCAGTCAGGCGACGCAATCACGTCCATTGACGGGAACTCGGTCGAGAGTTGGGAAGATGTTATAAAGTACATCACTGCCACGGGCGATACGGTGCACTTGACTGTAGCACGGGACGGCCAGACGTTTGAGTTCTTCGTTCCAACGGAGCTTACTCAAGCCGGAGACACGACGCGGCGGGTAATCGGCATTACCCCCAAAGTCGAATACCGGAATGCAAGTTTCGGCGAAGCCATAACAGGCGGAGTCAGTTTTTGCTGGCAGACAACCACCAACTTGGGCGGGTTCATCGGAGATTTGGTCACTGGACATGGAAGCCTCTCGCAGTTGTCGGGCCCCGTCGGAGTCGCACAACTCTCGGGCGAAAGCGCGCGCCAAGGTGCAGGAGAGTTTCTGTTCTTTATTGCGTTTGTGAGTGTATCAATCGGCTTTCTTAATATCCTGCCGTTCCCTGTTTTGGACGGCGGGCATATCACTATCGTAATCATAGAAGCGATAATCAGGAGGCCGGTATCCACAAGAGTCAAACTTGCAATACAGCAGGCCGGCATGGTTCTTCTCTTGTTGCTGATTGTAGTCGTCTCTTATCATGACATACTAAGGATATTCGGCCAATGA
- a CDS encoding bifunctional UDP-3-O-[3-hydroxymyristoyl] N-acetylglucosamine deacetylase/3-hydroxyacyl-ACP dehydratase, which produces MSDKQRTIGAAISVSGIGLHTGKPVSMTCKPAPADHGIVFVRTDLPGSPPIPALVDHVIEIARGTVLGIANARIHTVEHVLAAVAGLRIDNLLIELTDEEPPAMDGSAYPFVEALRKAEIVEQDAERVYLDLEKTLTYRDNEAAIDIVIVPSSEFRVTYMIDYPNTVLGTQYTSMYSICEFPEEFAKARTFCLMSEMRSLKDRNLIQGGSLNNAVVFVDQDLEEESYEDLKHAFHYEGELRHNGPVLGGVELRYPNEPVRHKTLDLVGDLALVGAPIRGHVLAARAGHASHVEVAKMLRRLLEAQKVARKYGGKSGQGYVFDSEAIEKLLPHKYPMLLVDRILELVPSERVVGIKNVTRNEPFFSGHFPGHPVMPGVLIVEAMGQTGGVLLLNSVEQPETKVVYFTGLENVKFRKPVTPGDQLRFTVEMLLFRRGICKMKGTAYVDKTLVAEAEMTAAVIDRQG; this is translated from the coding sequence GTGAGCGATAAGCAGCGAACCATTGGCGCTGCCATTAGTGTCTCAGGGATCGGCCTGCATACGGGTAAGCCGGTTAGTATGACTTGCAAACCCGCGCCAGCGGATCATGGAATCGTGTTCGTTCGAACTGACCTTCCTGGCTCTCCGCCCATTCCCGCGCTTGTTGACCATGTTATCGAAATTGCGCGCGGAACGGTTCTCGGAATCGCGAACGCGAGAATTCACACGGTTGAGCATGTTCTTGCGGCAGTGGCCGGTTTGCGCATCGACAACTTGCTGATCGAACTTACGGACGAAGAACCTCCGGCAATGGACGGTAGCGCGTATCCGTTCGTGGAAGCATTGCGCAAGGCGGAAATCGTCGAGCAGGATGCTGAGCGTGTCTACCTTGATCTGGAGAAGACACTAACCTACCGGGATAACGAAGCGGCCATTGACATCGTCATAGTGCCGTCATCGGAATTCAGGGTTACGTACATGATTGACTATCCCAATACCGTGTTGGGAACTCAGTACACGTCTATGTACTCGATTTGCGAATTCCCCGAAGAATTCGCTAAGGCGCGCACGTTTTGCCTGATGTCTGAGATGCGCAGCTTGAAAGACCGCAATTTGATCCAAGGGGGCAGCCTCAACAACGCCGTAGTGTTCGTGGATCAAGATTTGGAAGAAGAGAGCTACGAAGATCTAAAGCACGCATTCCACTACGAAGGAGAGCTTCGCCACAATGGACCAGTGCTTGGTGGAGTGGAACTGCGCTATCCAAATGAACCTGTTCGTCATAAGACATTGGATCTCGTGGGTGACTTGGCGTTGGTCGGAGCGCCGATCCGTGGCCACGTTTTGGCGGCACGTGCCGGTCATGCATCGCATGTGGAAGTCGCGAAAATGCTCCGTCGATTGCTTGAAGCGCAAAAAGTCGCGCGCAAGTACGGGGGAAAAAGTGGTCAAGGATACGTCTTTGATTCCGAGGCAATTGAAAAGCTCCTTCCGCACAAATATCCGATGCTCTTGGTCGACAGGATTCTCGAACTTGTTCCCAGCGAACGTGTTGTTGGAATCAAGAACGTGACTCGCAACGAGCCTTTCTTCAGTGGACATTTCCCGGGGCATCCGGTGATGCCCGGAGTGTTGATCGTCGAAGCGATGGGGCAGACGGGGGGAGTGCTGCTCTTGAATTCCGTTGAGCAGCCTGAAACAAAAGTGGTTTATTTCACAGGGCTGGAAAACGTCAAATTCCGCAAACCCGTGACGCCCGGAGATCAGTTAAGATTCACGGTCGAGATGCTGTTGTTTCGCCGCGGGATTTGCAAGATGAAGGGTACGGCCTACGTCGACAAGACTTTGGTCGCCGAAGCTGAAATGACCGCCGCAGTAATTGACCGCCAAGGATAA
- a CDS encoding OmpH family outer membrane protein: protein MTRRIVAIVAIFMMALPVMAKEMKIGYIDSEAILNQYPDYQEAQRKLAEEEQKYVAEAQAKELVVTTMMDEIQQQSLMLSAEARAEREQKLDEKRRELEQFRVDTWGEGGKLYTKNLELSRPILEKINQAIEKISQQDGYDMVFDAAGGNIVFALPQHDITDLIVAELKKE from the coding sequence ATGACACGACGTATCGTGGCGATAGTTGCAATCTTCATGATGGCTTTGCCCGTCATGGCGAAGGAAATGAAGATCGGGTATATTGATTCCGAAGCGATTCTGAACCAATATCCTGACTATCAAGAAGCCCAGCGGAAGCTGGCAGAAGAAGAGCAGAAATATGTTGCCGAAGCTCAGGCGAAAGAGCTTGTTGTAACCACGATGATGGACGAGATTCAACAGCAAAGCCTGATGCTCTCCGCAGAAGCGCGCGCGGAACGTGAGCAAAAACTTGACGAAAAAAGACGCGAGTTGGAACAGTTCCGAGTGGATACTTGGGGTGAAGGCGGAAAACTTTACACCAAAAACCTCGAGTTGTCTCGTCCCATTCTTGAAAAGATCAATCAGGCAATTGAGAAGATCAGCCAGCAGGACGGCTATGACATGGTGTTTGACGCTGCAGGCGGCAACATTGTATTTGCACTTCCGCAGCATGATATCACCGATCTAATTGTTGCTGAATTGAAAAAGGAGTAG
- the mltG gene encoding endolytic transglycosylase MltG has translation MKSRSWRMFTSLGILLVILVVLAALELWSRFFLEGAAIEGARREVVVKIPQGASLDDISRILYREGLIEHPRLFGFAARFLGMDTKLQSGTIRLALGQSLVELIQALSTAKAVGLPVTIREGLTSYQVASVLQSEFGMDSTAFVLAVHDEALLRKLDVHSPSFEGYLFPDTYFFTGNESSDQMIERMVANFRVHLPSDVDEKLQKLGMSLNEAITMASIVEWECMVPSEARVISSVYHNRLKKGMLLQADPTVAYALGKGPSRLYYSDLRVDSPYNTYKYPGLPPGAINNPGKRAIDAALNPAQTPYLFFVAQGNGTHAFNSNFEDHLQSKEILDELRRAPVMEAEAGDQG, from the coding sequence GTGAAAAGCCGAAGTTGGCGAATGTTTACCAGCTTGGGGATTTTGCTTGTCATCCTCGTCGTGTTGGCTGCGCTTGAGTTGTGGTCGCGTTTCTTTTTGGAAGGTGCAGCCATCGAAGGTGCGCGGCGCGAAGTGGTAGTAAAGATTCCGCAAGGCGCATCGCTTGACGACATTTCGCGGATTCTTTATCGCGAAGGGTTGATCGAGCACCCACGGCTGTTCGGTTTTGCCGCGCGTTTTCTTGGAATGGACACGAAACTGCAATCTGGAACAATCAGGCTTGCACTTGGCCAGTCTCTTGTCGAGCTGATTCAAGCGCTTTCCACTGCGAAAGCCGTCGGATTGCCAGTAACAATTCGTGAAGGATTGACGTCTTACCAAGTCGCATCCGTGCTTCAAAGTGAGTTTGGAATGGACTCGACGGCCTTTGTGCTTGCAGTGCATGATGAAGCACTTTTGCGGAAACTTGATGTTCATTCACCGTCATTCGAAGGATATTTGTTTCCCGACACATACTTCTTTACGGGAAACGAATCTTCTGATCAAATGATTGAGCGGATGGTTGCGAATTTCCGTGTGCACTTGCCTTCAGACGTTGACGAGAAGCTTCAAAAACTTGGGATGAGCCTGAATGAAGCCATCACCATGGCAAGCATCGTAGAATGGGAGTGCATGGTTCCCAGCGAAGCACGCGTCATCTCGTCTGTCTACCACAATCGATTGAAAAAAGGAATGCTCTTGCAAGCAGATCCGACGGTTGCATACGCCCTCGGGAAGGGGCCTTCCCGTCTTTACTACAGTGATTTGCGTGTGGACAGTCCATACAATACTTACAAATATCCGGGACTTCCTCCCGGAGCCATAAACAACCCCGGTAAAAGAGCAATAGACGCAGCGCTAAATCCTGCGCAAACTCCTTACCTGTTTTTTGTTGCTCAAGGAAATGGTACTCACGCTTTCAACAGCAATTTTGAAGACCACTTGCAGTCAAAAGAAATACTTGACGAGTTGCGTCGCGCACCGGTGATGGAAGCAGAGGCAGGCGACCAAGGGTGA
- a CDS encoding HAMP domain-containing histidine kinase, whose amino-acid sequence MTTGHAGTFKGVLFLIAVVLVVSVLVYSQYLVNELRDSTRQSLTQKIATYSALIRSDNPELIGFALEQIQDVEFPIIVTDDLGNAKLWKNLSFLPTDTTSETRQEVAELAKEMDDQGNPPLPISVAEGTTDWFHYSDSVVIQQLKWLPWIEILAAALFVLVGYFGFQNIRRGEERMVWVGLAKETAHQLGTPLTSLMGWIELLRAEDISPHTIGEMQRDLARLNRVTSRFSQIGSKTILIPTRIRHVIDETIDYFRMRLPRSANPIELDANSEGDPVVGINVELFGWVLENLIRNSIDAMRSSGGFIRINCVETPETVIIDVEDNGAGIPSRNRRQVFRPGFTTKKRGWGLGLSLAKRIIDEYHGGKLSVKESIPGKGTTMRIVLPKSTGAVS is encoded by the coding sequence GTGACGACCGGCCATGCGGGGACGTTCAAAGGCGTCCTCTTTCTTATCGCTGTCGTGCTTGTTGTTTCGGTACTGGTTTATTCTCAGTACCTCGTCAATGAACTCAGAGACAGCACCCGGCAGTCCCTGACGCAGAAAATCGCGACGTATTCCGCGTTGATCCGCAGCGACAATCCGGAGCTTATCGGTTTTGCACTCGAGCAGATCCAAGACGTAGAATTTCCCATCATCGTTACCGATGATCTGGGAAATGCAAAGTTATGGAAGAACCTTTCTTTTCTGCCAACCGACACGACTTCGGAGACGCGGCAGGAAGTTGCAGAGCTCGCCAAAGAAATGGATGATCAGGGAAACCCTCCTTTGCCAATTTCGGTGGCGGAAGGCACGACGGATTGGTTTCACTACAGTGATTCGGTTGTCATTCAGCAGTTAAAGTGGCTGCCTTGGATCGAAATTCTCGCGGCAGCGCTGTTTGTTTTAGTCGGTTATTTCGGTTTCCAGAATATAAGGCGGGGCGAAGAACGTATGGTATGGGTCGGATTGGCCAAAGAAACCGCCCACCAACTCGGCACACCTTTAACCTCGCTCATGGGGTGGATCGAGCTTCTGCGCGCGGAAGACATCAGTCCGCACACAATCGGGGAAATGCAGCGTGATCTCGCCCGACTAAACCGTGTCACCTCGAGATTTTCTCAGATCGGAAGCAAGACCATCTTGATTCCGACGAGAATTCGGCACGTCATTGATGAAACGATCGACTACTTCAGAATGCGTCTGCCGCGCAGTGCCAATCCCATAGAGCTGGATGCCAATAGTGAGGGCGACCCCGTCGTTGGGATTAACGTCGAGCTTTTCGGCTGGGTGTTAGAAAATCTCATTCGCAACAGTATTGACGCGATGCGTTCAAGCGGCGGCTTCATTCGCATTAACTGTGTGGAAACTCCGGAAACCGTGATTATTGACGTTGAAGACAACGGTGCCGGTATTCCGTCTCGAAATCGAAGGCAAGTATTCCGGCCGGGGTTTACGACCAAGAAGCGTGGTTGGGGTCTCGGACTTTCGTTGGCGAAACGAATCATAGATGAGTATCACGGCGGCAAGCTGAGCGTCAAAGAATCGATTCCCGGAAAAGGAACAACGATGCGAATTGTGCTTCCCAAGAGTACTGGAGCCGTTTCGTGA